Proteins encoded in a region of the Rothia mucilaginosa genome:
- a CDS encoding AI-2E family transporter, whose product MSEKKPSAAPEETTSSSETRKKESLTDQLTETFSEITESISQVRSKRRRASMPPTDTIPVVPSASEDAPPAPKVVGNGKTSMMHNPVAFGFLMTVGVGLALFAYYIFNNVGALVGWVTGAIFIALGLDPIVRRLESWGIKRGIGVIAVLAGFAGAVTGLVMTIGPVISEQASKFVQYAPGIYQNTIDSDWYHELDQRFDISTWVNENVPKFLESTFSSSQVNSFMSSLVSAGSTLAQSVTGVIIVLFLSLYFLTSMDTIKAWGVRLAPASKRVRVKYITDKITESVGNYVMGQAMVAILNALFAFFIMLFLGFSFPQLMALVVMILAFIPLVGGVIALILTSLILLTQDWSLALWFAVAYFLYLQVEAYLISPRIMARAVSVPAGVAIISVAAGGALWGVLGALIAIPVAASMLILVREVFIPRQDQL is encoded by the coding sequence ATGAGCGAGAAGAAACCCTCAGCAGCTCCCGAAGAGACGACATCGTCCTCCGAGACACGCAAGAAGGAATCCCTCACCGATCAGCTAACGGAGACCTTCAGCGAGATAACCGAGAGCATTAGCCAGGTGCGTTCCAAGCGCCGCCGCGCGTCCATGCCTCCTACAGATACCATTCCGGTGGTCCCCTCCGCTTCTGAGGATGCGCCTCCCGCACCGAAGGTGGTCGGCAACGGCAAGACCTCGATGATGCATAACCCGGTCGCTTTTGGTTTCCTCATGACCGTGGGCGTGGGTCTGGCGCTCTTCGCCTACTACATTTTCAATAATGTAGGTGCCCTGGTGGGTTGGGTGACCGGCGCTATTTTCATTGCTCTGGGTCTGGACCCGATTGTGCGCCGCCTGGAGTCTTGGGGCATTAAGCGCGGTATCGGCGTGATTGCTGTGCTTGCTGGTTTTGCTGGCGCTGTGACCGGCCTGGTCATGACGATTGGCCCGGTCATTAGCGAGCAGGCGTCTAAGTTTGTTCAGTACGCGCCGGGTATTTATCAGAACACGATTGATTCTGATTGGTACCACGAGCTTGATCAGCGTTTTGACATCAGCACCTGGGTGAATGAGAACGTCCCGAAGTTCTTGGAGTCGACGTTCTCTTCGTCGCAGGTCAATAGCTTCATGTCGAGCCTGGTTTCTGCGGGTTCTACCCTGGCGCAGAGCGTGACCGGCGTGATTATTGTGCTGTTCCTGTCCCTGTACTTCCTCACATCGATGGACACGATTAAGGCGTGGGGTGTGCGTCTGGCGCCGGCGTCTAAGCGTGTGCGCGTCAAGTACATTACCGACAAGATTACTGAGTCGGTGGGTAACTACGTGATGGGTCAGGCGATGGTAGCCATTCTGAACGCCCTCTTCGCATTCTTCATAATGTTGTTCTTGGGCTTTAGCTTCCCGCAGTTGATGGCTTTGGTCGTTATGATTCTGGCGTTCATTCCGCTGGTTGGTGGCGTGATTGCGCTGATTTTGACCTCGCTGATTCTGCTGACTCAGGACTGGAGTCTGGCGCTGTGGTTTGCGGTGGCGTACTTCCTGTACTTGCAGGTGGAGGCGTACCTGATTTCTCCACGTATTATGGCTCGCGCTGTCTCGGTTCCTGCCGGTGTTGCGATTATTTCGGTGGCTGCCGGTGGCGCGCTCTGGGGCGTGCTGGGTGCGCTGATTGCTATTCCGGTGGCAGCTTCCATGCTGATTCTGGTGCGTGAGGTGTTCATTCCTCGCCAAGATCAGCTGTAG
- a CDS encoding alpha/beta hydrolase — translation MSNTADITREQEFDPARYVFSTAAEPTPIKARTVLPARRENFTVTTADGKRLVGELALPEGEVKATLVTFHPLPTHGGYMDSHVYKKASFRLPALSNIAVLRFNTRGTSSIRGTSEGVFDGGFAEKKDFDAILKFVRERALPNPWLVGWSFGTELVLKYAPEYANEFTGAILLSPPLHRVHPAELDEWNKISNPLYALVPEHDDYLQPPAARERFAAVPRTQVIPFEGCKHLWVGEKSVQQVLNTVVSIVTGVPTELPTEYSGPVAEEITEL, via the coding sequence ATGAGCAACACCGCCGATATCACCCGCGAGCAGGAATTCGATCCCGCCCGCTACGTCTTCAGCACCGCCGCTGAACCCACCCCCATTAAGGCACGTACCGTCCTGCCTGCACGCCGCGAGAACTTCACCGTCACCACCGCGGACGGCAAGCGCCTCGTCGGTGAACTTGCCCTGCCCGAAGGTGAAGTCAAGGCAACCTTGGTGACCTTCCACCCGCTGCCCACCCACGGCGGCTACATGGACTCGCACGTGTACAAGAAGGCGTCCTTCCGCCTGCCGGCGCTGTCGAACATTGCGGTGTTGCGTTTCAACACTCGCGGTACCTCCTCGATTCGCGGCACCAGCGAAGGCGTCTTTGACGGCGGCTTTGCCGAGAAGAAGGACTTCGACGCAATCCTGAAGTTCGTGCGCGAGCGCGCCCTGCCGAACCCCTGGCTGGTCGGCTGGTCCTTCGGCACCGAGCTGGTGCTCAAGTACGCGCCCGAATACGCGAATGAGTTCACCGGCGCTATTCTGCTCTCCCCGCCGTTGCACCGCGTGCACCCGGCTGAGCTGGACGAGTGGAACAAGATCTCGAACCCGCTGTACGCGCTGGTGCCTGAGCACGACGACTACCTGCAGCCTCCGGCGGCGCGTGAGCGTTTCGCGGCTGTACCGCGCACTCAGGTGATTCCCTTTGAGGGATGCAAGCACCTGTGGGTGGGTGAGAAGTCCGTACAGCAGGTTTTGAACACTGTGGTCAGCATCGTGACCGGTGTACCCACCGAGCTACCCACCGAGTACAGCGGCCCGGTGGCAGAAGAAATCACTGAGCTCTAA
- a CDS encoding ATP/GTP-binding protein, which yields MARKNHPGRRASGTTSDKWHRQAPAGRDISRILDPAPRLERDRYGDWLVQYIAAVNAQKTYTCPECYRPIPPRTAHLVVWQESHTMGRSRAIDERRHWHQHCWRTRRK from the coding sequence ATGGCACGTAAGAATCATCCCGGCAGGCGAGCATCCGGCACCACCAGCGATAAGTGGCACCGTCAAGCACCCGCAGGGCGTGATATCAGCAGGATTCTCGACCCAGCGCCCCGACTGGAACGTGACCGATACGGTGACTGGCTGGTGCAATACATTGCAGCCGTCAACGCCCAAAAAACCTACACCTGCCCCGAATGCTACCGCCCGATTCCGCCCAGAACAGCGCATCTGGTGGTGTGGCAAGAAAGCCACACGATGGGCCGTAGCCGCGCCATTGATGAGCGCAGGCACTGGCATCAGCATTGCTGGCGCACCCGCCGTAAATAG